The Apteryx mantelli isolate bAptMan1 chromosome Z, bAptMan1.hap1, whole genome shotgun sequence genome has a segment encoding these proteins:
- the SKP2 gene encoding S-phase kinase-associated protein 2 isoform X2 — MHRKHLQEIPSSSSNVSTSFTWDWDSSKTSEFLSGMGVSVLKKDKLGNENTPQDLLVSPCPPQKRQKVKEKEKDFVIVRRPRLLREAESGVSWDALPDELLLALFAYLPLNDLLKVSLICKRWRRLSFDESLWQTLDLTGRNLLPGVIGQLLPAGVTVFRCPRSCIGNPLFKTSKPLRVQHMDLSNCMVSVADLQSILCRCERLQNLSLEGLVLSDDIIKSIAQNPSLMRLNLCGCSGFSAETLELMLSSCSELEELNLSWCDFTAAHVKAAVNHVTSKVTQLNLSGYRQNLQISDVKTLVERCPSLVHLDLSDSVMLKPECFQYFHQLIFLQHLCLSRCYQISPAALVTAREAFTQTVSLR; from the exons atgcACAG AAAACATCTCCAGGAAATCCCGTCTTCCAGCAGCAATGTTTCCACCAGCTTCACGTGGGACTGGGACTCCAGCAAGACCTCGGAGTTTCTCTCAGGCATGGGGGTGTCCGTCCTCAAGAAGGACAAGCTGGGCAACGAGAACACCCCGCAGGATCTGCTGGTGTCGCCCTGTCCTCCTCAGAAGCGACAGAAggtgaaggagaaggagaaggactTTGTCATTGTGCGCAGGCCTCGGCTGCTTCGAGAGGCAGAGTCAG GTGTTTCTTGGGACGCGCTTCCAGATGAATTGCTGTTGGCACTCTTTGCATATTTGCCCCTAAACGACCTGCTAAAAGTTTCACTGATTTGCAAGAGATGGCGTCGTCTCTC GTTTGATGAATCTCTCTGGCAGACTCTTGATCTGACTGGTAGAAATCTGCTGCCAGGAGTGATTGGCCAGTTGTTGCCTGCAGGTGTTACTGTATTCCGCTGCCCAAGATCCTGTATTGGGAATCCGTTGTTTAAAACCAGCAA acCTCTCAGGGTTCAACATATGGATTTGTCGAACTGCATGGTGTCTGTTGCAGATCTGCAGAGTATCCTTTGTCGATGTGAGAGACTGCAGAACCTCAGCTTGGAAGGGCTGGTGCTTTCTGATGACATCATCAA GAGCATTGCTCAGAATCCCAGTTTGATGCGACTAAATCTCTGTGGATGCTCAGGGTTCTCTGCAGAAACCCTGGAGTTGATGTTGAGTAGCTGTTCTGA ATTGGAGGAGCTGAACTTGTCCTGGTGCGACTTCACAGCCGCCCACGTCAAAGCAGCAGTCAATCATGTTACTTCAAAAGTAACCCAGCTAAATTTAAGTGGGTACAGACAGAATCTACAGATATCAG ATGTTAAGACACTGGTGGAAAGATGTCCTTCTCTTGTCCATTTAGATCTAAG TGACAGCGTGATGTTGAAGCCCGAGTGCTTCCAATATTTTCATCAACTCATCTTCCTACAGCATCTGTGTCTTAGCCGATGTTACCAGATATCACCTGCTGCCTTAGT